Within the Zea mays cultivar B73 chromosome 10, Zm-B73-REFERENCE-NAM-5.0, whole genome shotgun sequence genome, the region TTTggctggagttatggattgatctgacatgcctagggtggattcttcctccgaagcccctagtcatttcagaaaacctataGGCTTCTTCCATTCTCTGGCAAAAATCATTAttagcccggatgtattcatccatcttctgaaggagctactccagggtctgagggggtttcctagcaaaatattgagccataggtcctggcagaagccctttgatcatggcctcaatgacaatttcattgggcactgtgggcgcttgtgctctcagatgcaagaaccttcggatatacgtctggaggtattcttcgtggtcttgcgtgcactggaacaaagcctgagcagtgaccggcttcgtctgaaacccttggaaactggtgatcagcatgtccttcagcttctgccatgatgtgattgttcctggccggagagaagagtaccaagtttgtgcgacatttttgactgccatgatgaaggatttcgccatgactgctgtgttgcccccatatgaagatatggttgcttcatagctcattagaaactgcttcgggtctaagtgcccatcatacatagggagctggggtggcttgtatgatgggggccatggggtagcctgtagttctgctgacagaagagaaatatcatcaaaagcaaaatttccaggatgttaatcatcataccattcgtcaTCATCGTAGGAATTATCCCGACgaagctctctgcgttgaggtCTTTGGTCCttgtcatcttgagtgagatgacacatttcctcagcggcctcatcgatcttcttctaaaGATCggcaagacgaagcatcttctccttcttcctctagacccgttgatggatggcttcgaggtccctgatttcttggatcAACTCCTccccctgaggcgttggacttgtagccttccttttttggcttctagctttgtgtagtgtttcttggttgacgtccagtggctgcaatgcagcccccagcgctgaagatttcttcggcggcatgacgaaggtcacagcttgccgaaggtggtcgaatgagttcaccggaggtgggcgccaatgttgaggacttgttctcaaatgctatgagttaagaacaaggcaacacaaatgttaatggttaaagaccttcgtctttcgaagcattatctcccttgggatataatgatcttcagacgaaggttgtgaagggcataccttcatcatttcagtaaaTAATGATGAAAGCAGAGACATATgcgccaatgttgaggacttgttctcaaatgctatgagttaagaacaaggcaacacaaatgttaatggttaaagaacttcatcttccgaagcattatctcaattgggatataatgatcttcagacgaaggttgtggagagcataccttcatcatttcagtaagtAATGATGAAAGTAGAGacatatgaaacatagaaaagaacatgaataatcacattaaatcaccaaattatttgtgttctcattatataatcatgaacaaacattaatgatattaattacatttgtaccttcggcttgacagaaggtgatagTCCAAGAGCgacgtgcaagtgattacaaatcagcgtgaacagtacggtgttactgttcatctatttataggcacagaacgcagcctgtgtaaaattacatccatacccttgacatttactattgactaaggggtaatctatcgaggactagacaatcttttcccctttaggtcggtttcattttccaccgctaagccgaagcttctccatccatagcttcagaactggttcatccttctcccagaccgcgccttcataccgtgcacaccttcatctcaaggccgaaggttcctgtgacaatatattatacttgaaaaacatgttagtcgtgtttttgaggaccttcggaagatgaaggcccccaacaatgggcATAATCTGTCgtcttcatctgcaagccatgtttaataTTGAAATGGACCTGAGTAGCTATTTTTACATGTTTTCATGTcatagaattgctactgttcattgctgctataattacatatgtcatttatctgagttatatgtttgttttattcagaattagaatatttaatatatttaaatatgctgaaagcatgtcacttatttctctaaaaaTTTAACACTATCTACccactagaaacataccttatgaCAGACACAAGTATGGAGAAGCAACCGATCGTAAATTTTGCCACTATAAAATTATAAGGGGTTGTTTGAATCCTTGGAATTCAATTCATTCAAATATTTAGTATTTAGAtacaacttaattaaataatataattgCATACCAAATAAACTTGCACTCTATTGTTAATCATACGATGGAGAGATACTTATATATTAGTAAGGAAACATGTTAGGCCATATCCAACGTTACACCCCAAGTCCCCAAACCTCCCTCACCCCACGTCTAGGGTGTTATGGGGTGAAAACCCCTTCCAAGTTCCAATGGTGCCCCACAACATACCTCATATAGATATAGGGGTAGAGAAGAAACCCCCCACATATAGAGTGAGTTCTAATCTCCTATAATACTTTAATTACTCTATTTCTTTGTGATATTAATCTTTTTTATGTGTATTAGAGTAGTACAAATAGTCTATGATTTTTTCAAACTTCAAAAACTGATGAAAAATGTTAAATAACTAAATTACATTATATAATAGGGAAGTTGTATAGGGTGAATGGTTGGAGTGGTCCTGAACGTGGGGAGTATCTATTACGGTGAATCGGTGATATAGTAAAATACGATAGAAAGTATAGATAGATGGAGAAATATGGAGATGGCCTGAACGTACTGAGATTTACAAAAGTGGTAGAATGATAAAATCCAAACCAAATAATCTAACCTATTAAATAGATTTTAATTTCTCAAAAAGTAAAAGGATCTAAACAGCCTTAAAAATGATTTCAGAAGATGCCGAATTCAATGAAGTCCGACAGAAGGCTAAATTAAGAAATCTGATGAACCATGGAGAAGATAACATCAAGTCCGCGACTACTGTAGTCTGTAGGCACTAGGCCGTCCATTCTGCCCAGTGCGCACGACGGCCAGGATCTTCAAACGGCACGAGCACGGCAGCGGCCGTCGCTGGCCACTCACCGCGCGCCACGTACACCACAAAGGGGCATATAAAGATGCCAACCCAAAGTAGCGTGAGTGCGTGACGCACCAGCTGCTTCCCCCCTATATATATCTAtataaaaaaagaaagaaaaaaaatcggACAAACGTGTGGCGTCGGCAGCCGGGCAGGTAGGAAAAGGTATCAGCGTCGCCAATCTCCATGGAGCTCACAGGCGCCGCGCTCCGGCGATACGCGCTGCCGTCGGCGTCCCCGGTGGCCGCGAGGGTGGGGAGGAGGAGGCGACCAGCCAGGGTGGCCtgcgtcgggggggggggggttcgcGGAGGAGGGGCACCTCAGATACTACGAGGCGGCCCCGCGGAGGAAGGCGGTGGAGGCCGTGGCGAGGGACCTGGGAAAGCTCCGGGCCATGGGGCTCGTCGCGGGGGACGCAGCCAAGGAGAAGGTCCTCTCGGTGAGCCctatctcccccccccccccccccccccccccccccccctcttgctcGCCTTTTGCTCTTGTAGTCATGTTTTCGTTCCGATCTGGGAAGTGGACGAGGAATCTGATTAATTAATTGGTTCCCGTTGAAAAAATCGGGTGGGCTTTGAGTTTATTCATGATGATGGTATAAGCAATATGCTCGATTTGGTATCCGAATTGTAAAAATCGCTATGTTTTATTATTAGCAACGAATTTCAGTTGCTGATGCAAACCCAACGGTTTCTGAAAGAAATTACCAATGCCTAATACTTTTACTAACGTTAAGTGTTGGTAACTTGATAGTTTTGTATTGTCTGTGTGTTGATTGAAGCTCAAATTGAGAGGGACATACCACGTGAAATCAATCATGTTGGCATAAGCGTGCAACCAAGCGATCTGTATTTTATATTTAACTCTTCTCCACCTAAAACCGACCTAACATTGGAAGTAATTTTTAGATAAAGGGGCTGATTACTCTGGATGATTTGGTTGCATGCTTGCACACAGGATATGTCCCCCAAGTTGAGTTCTCTTTTCTTTGCACCTGTGCACGCAGGACGCCACGGATCTTCTGCTGCAGGAGCTGAGCCAGATGAAGGATGCGGAATACAAGATAAACAAGGTGGAGAAAGAACAGAATGCTGCTATGAAAGCACTGAAGAAGCAGGAGAAGCGCACCAAGAAGACTGCCATCATGATGATGAAGTGTGAAGAAGATGAGTCATCTGAGTCGAGCGAGAGCGATTGTGAGGACGAGGCAACCATGAATGTCGAGCAGGGCTTGGTGATCTCAACAGCGGTTCCCGAGGTTGTTGCATCAAGCATCTCAGCTGTCCCCGCGATGGAGTGTGATAAGGCTGCAGTGAAGGCCATGAAGAAAATGGAGAAGGAACAAATGAAGGCcatgaagaagatggagaaggaaCAGAAGAAGGCTGCTAAGAAGGCCATGAAGATGGAGAAGGAAGCAAAGAAGATGGCAATGGCTACACTGAATGGCTGCAGGGATGAAGACGATTCCTCATGCTCATCAGAGTCGAGTGAAAGTGAATGCGAGGGCCAAGTTATGAGGATGAGCCGCTGCGTTACAATCACCGCACCGGAAATGCCACCTCCAAGCACGGGTCTTCCAATCATAGTTCCTCAAATTCCAGAACCTTTGGCACCACAGCCGTCTCAATCTCAACCTTCAGAGCCAGCAACCGCAGTGCAAGCCACCAGAGTCAGCAGCGTTGCAGTAACTGAGACATCCACAACCAGCAGAATTGAGGTCTGCATGGGGGGCAAATGCAAGAAGTCAGGCGCGGTTGCTCTTCTGCAGGAGTTCGAGAAGACTGTGGGCACCGGAGGTGCGGTCGTCGGCTGCAAGTGCCTGGGGAAGTGCGGCCTAGGTCCCAACGTGCGGCTGAGGAGCGGTGCCTC harbors:
- the LOC100276511 gene encoding uncharacterized LOC100276511 (The RefSeq protein has 1 frameshift compared to this genomic sequence), giving the protein MELTGAALRRYALPSASPVAARVGRRRRPARVACVGGGGFAEEGHLRYYEAAPRRKAVEAVARDLGKLRAMGLVAGDAAKEKVLSDATDLLLQELSQMKDAEYKINKVEKEQNAAMKALKKQEKRTKKTAIMMMKCEEDESSESSESDCEDEATMNVEQGLVISTAVPEVVASSISAVPAMECDKAAVKAMKKMEKEQMKAMKKMEKEQKKAAKKAMKMEKEAKKMAMATLNGCRDEDDSSCSSESSESECEGQVMRMSRCVTITAPEMPPPSTGLPIIVPQIPEPLAPQPSQSQPSEPATAVQATRVSSVAVTETSTTSRIEVCMGGKCKKSGAVALLQEFEKTVGTGGAVVGCKCLGKCGLGPNVRLRSGASAEGSAKGNPLCIGVGFEDVGTIVAGLFGGADLGMTPT